TCCACGGGAAGGTAGGAGCTGCAAAACATTCTCAAGGATAATTTCTCAGCAACTTCAGAACAAGGATTCACTTTATTCTAAGTCCCActgctacaaaaacaagacaatatagCCACTTTTAGATGCAGACTCCCTTTTCTTAATgagctttttccacatttctgctCAAATATTCGTTCAAACACATCACAGAGAGCAAAAGAAGCAGTTTCTGTGCTGAAATTGTATGTTTTAATTCACTTTGCTCTAGAATTTCACATCTATTACAAACTGAAGTGTGCCTAAAATAAAGGTTTGCTGCAAGTGAAACTGAGAATTCAGATTAATGAGACTCACAAATACTAAATTTAATCCGGGAtttgacaacattttaaaatgttctttgtcGCTTCGAGGTGTTTGTAGTTTTCTCTGATGTACCGTCATTAACAGATAATTCTGGAGTAGTAATAGTAACAACAACAATTACTACTATGATTATTATACTCGTAGTAATTGTAATAataattatgattattattaattatcTCTAATACATTATAGCGTCATTGATTGTAACGCTATAATGTATTATACAACACAAGTGCAGTTCACATTTGTGGGTTTGTCTGAATTTAAGAGTAATAATGTCTTAAAATTCATGAGCTTGTTCGTACTGTTGAGTTTGGTTCATATGTCGGTCTAGGAGAAGTTTGATCCTCAACATATCTGTCATTCTTTCTCTCCTCAGGACAAACACTGGCTGATCAGACAGGCTAAAACTCCGATGACCAACTCGTCCGTTCAGTTTCTGGATGATGCCTTCAGGAAACGGTCCGTCACTCCACCTCCTCACCTTCCTCTTTCATAGCATTtcctttctgttgttgtttctcttctctttctgcatctttttaaatgtcttctggttgtttttactgagaaaaaaaaccaaatcTAATCGCTGTGACAAAAATTTCCCTTTCTCTCTGTGTAATGTGTTCCTGTGACCTGTAGGTGGCGAACTTTGCTGTCAGTGGACGACCTGGTGGAGAAACTAGTGAAGAGGTTGGAGGTCAGAGGTGAACTGAACAACACCTACATCTTCTTTACTTCTGACAACGGCTACCACACAGGTGTGtatctgctgctttttaaagaatttatttatattaatgtcagttttttgaaaaaaaaaaaccccaaaaaactctaaatatcatgtctgtttgtctctcaGGCCAATTTTCGCTGCCGATGGACAAAAGACAGCTCTACGAGTTTGACATCAGAGTTCCTCTCATGGTCAGAGGACCGAACATCAAACCCAACCAGACCAGCAAGgtaccaacacacacactattATACTGtgattttaaactgtattttttttacccttAGAGCCCAAACAGCACAGATTGGCATTAAAAAACACTCACAAGCTTCCCCCAAACAACAGTAAAGCTTTAAAAACTTTGTTATTTAGATGGTCTGCCTCTGTGTACTAAAATCAACCCCTCATATAAAACTTTTAACTTCTTATGCCAGGGAGAAATAAACAGTATTCtatatttaaaacatgcattagtgacattttacagaagGAAGCAGGAATTCTTGAACTGTGCAGCTAAAGATGTGCTAATGTTGgtctatttctgtcatttaaatgaacaaattttCATTGTGTGTGCAGAAAAATAGACctacatttaaatgaaatgcaaagTCTGTTTTGACACAGGAAACCTCAACCAGCTTTATCTTAATACAATATTCTAATGTGGTTTAGCTGTCAAGTAAAGTCAGACACTAACATCagaaactgtttattttagtgACACGAATGGTTAAAtagttttgtctgcatttagtgactgatttttactgtatttagtTGTGCTGTATAATTTCAATCTGACGAAATCTTATAGTAATTAAACAAAGTAGACAATAAACTTAACAAAAGTACAGTTTTACAGCTTAAGAACTGTCTGTAAGTAGTTTTAATCctaattgttttaattttcctgtGTCTAGGGCTAaagtttgtgtaatttaaagctGTCAAAACGTTTTAATATGCGTGTTTGATTGTTTGGAAGCAAAACGACTAAAATTTAAGTGGATTTTCAGATTTTCGTTTATTTTGGGGTTAGTTATGGCAgtcattttaatgcagtttgacttaaaggcattagaggagattgaatttcctatgactttgaacatagcatgcgcacatacaacctctccctcacccccctctaacctcccccgtcttaacatttacaaagaaacgccccctccagaaacttgcgtagcactcgtgaagttgtcttttacggctgggtccccctggatctttatctgccattatgtaaaaaaagatgagcaaaacaagtcgccagctaactatgaagctataccaaagcaacacatacagaaaacacggaagtccaaggcgtacgtaatctacgtaactaggcctgagccggaagatttttgattgacaggaaagggagcaaaccaaacacctcggtccgagcgcgttgattggctgatgtttttcaggtcctgccatgtccacagttatttatttatttttttattttttattcttttagaaaccatacatacaagtccactaaagatcagtatattcattttatgtgaatcagacaaattaaacaaaaaaaacatcctccataatacCTTTAAACTGGTTAAAAACATGTTATGATGTTGGCAAAGTTGTGCTGAAAccatttttaatgtctttatcTGTTAGAAAAAGCAAACCAAAATCCCAAAACAAGCTACTCTCAGTGTGCTTATGTTGAACtgaattcattgttttgtcagaTGCTGGTGGCGAACGTTGATCTCGGTCCGACCATCCTAGACATCGCCGGCTACGACGTCAACAAAACCCAAATGGATGGGATGTCCTTCCTGCCTGTTATGGTAAAATCGCTCTgcttatgtgtttattttgattaatacaaaacagaaaacacatgtggccctttttttttactttaattgtGGCCACGTTAGGATATGATAAActttacagcagctggatacagaTGAGGGCATGAAAGAAGCAGAACAAGTAAAGCTAAAAATACATCTATAATTAAGGTTTAGTAAAGACAATGGTACAAGGATTGATTAATTTACATATGTGTAACGTGTACACACGGcaagaatatttattttaatattttaggaTTTAAAATTTAGAAGTAGGCTAGTTCAGAAGATCTGACTCGGCTCTCGGAGGTGATAGAGCAATAATAAAACACAGTGAAGCAGGGATTTAAGCTTGGTGTTGGTACCATATATCAAAGTGAATTTGacatataaaacaaacagaaaacccaaATATTTATAATCTGCAGAAATATGGTATACGTGCACTTCAATGGAATATATACAAAATGATAAATCGAAAAGAAACGATAACCACTCGGCCCACAGTGGGGAAACCAGTTTGGtgactgaccacacacacagacaggtttgataATGCGCAGTTCGTTCCGGGCAGGTTGTTCAGTTCGTTCTGACTGGGCACAATCTAAAGAGTCCTTGAGTGTCCAACGCAAGAATCTTTCAATCTCCACAGGCCATCGGCCTCGGGTGGTGCGCACGAGTGTGTGTGAGTAAGCGTGGGGTGGATTAAGGCTGCCACAGCCTCCTACCAGTACCAGCAGAAGGTATAGACCGAGGTTCTTGGGCTCCAGGTAACTGAGCTCGCCATCTGGTGATCATCCCAAAGGATGCAAGGGGAGCTGGCCTGTATAATATATAAACAGGACCATGTATCAGAATTCATCATTACCACTAGCTAGTTTATATTCATGGAACTTAAGTATTGTTAAGTTACTTCATTATCTTCTTGTGTACACAGTATGTAACCATCAATACTTCACTTCATAAATCACAACTCATCCCATTTGCAATAACAGAATAATTGGAAAAGTTCACAAAATATTCCCTTCCCAATATATCAGACTGAATTACACAGAGTACAAATCGAACCAATGGAGCAATGTTTGTATACTAATCTATCGGCACTAGACCCactcaaaacaatgaatgagAGGGCTACATTAGCGTGTCAAAGGCTAGGGATTACATTCGTTTGACATGCTAGCGCTAAGCTAGTTAGCGCAACCAACAAACAACGAACAGACGGACTCACCAATTCCCTTGACGATTCCGACATACCCAGCGACCAACGGCTTCTATTCCCGCGGCAGACGAGGACTAAAGTAATATAACCATTTGATGAGTATTTTTGGTAAGTTAGACAGATTATTTTAATGGAAACAGGTGCTACTGACCTGTGGCAGCTATCCAGCGTGCTTCCCCAACACGCTACTTTTGGGGAACCAGCACCGAGTAGCTTATAGATGATGCCACATGTTATAATTGGCTGAGTTGAAAAGTGTCCAAATGTTGTGTGTTACAGCTGCAGACTATCGTTTAACCCTGTATGAcccaaaatgagcaaaaataaagcaatacaaattcataatatatattatttatatataatagaaagtaaaaataaaaagaataaaactgatgttgtaTTCTTGaagcagtgggttttacagggtaaAGAGCACATTTTGATTTACAAATGCGAAGTAAAAATGTTGTACCAGAATTTGGCTATCAAGAAAATTAAAGCTGGAAATTAGTCGGTGGGTTGTTGTCATCAGAACAGTCTCTTGTGTTACCAGGAGGGGAAGATGAACGCCAGCAGCTGGAGAACAGACATCCTGGTGGAATACGAAGGTGAAGGAAGCAACGTCTCTGATCCGGCTTGTCCTCTGCTGGGACCAGGAGTGTCGGTATGAAAGGAAGCACCAAACAAAGCTGAAATATCATCTGTGGAgctaaaaaaactgaaaaaaggtgtctttgttgttttaggAGTGCTTCCCAGACTGTGTGTGCGAGGACTCGTACAACAACACCTACGCCTGCGTGAGAACAGTGGCCTCTTCTGCCAACCTGCAGTACTGCGAGTTTGATGACAACGAGGTACAGagagctttttcatttttgcctcACTGTGTTTACAGTGTACATTTATTGAACCCCAACCTGCTCTCTGTGGCTCTTTTTTCACTATAATATGAACTCCTATAtctttatggaaacagaacaaccatgactagaagtagagggaACTCAGACTGTAGTGTGACACAGTTATAATGGCATAAGTCATAAAAAAGAGAATATCTTTGTCTattaacaaaaactgaacaaagcaTGGAGGCTCTTCCTCGTATAGGTTTACATACTTGCTTCCTGTCTGGTTTGTGTAAGTAAACACGACTTACAGTTCAGCCgatttcacagatttattttttctttacttggTTGCagctagaattttttttttttttcctcttacgAAATCTGGTTggagcaaatggtttatttttgccaCCTTTTTAAATAAGACACGTAAAATATAGGGATTTTGAAATCTTATTAAATCTTACttaattttaagctcagatttggaaAAGTTTTCTGGCACAACATTATGTCTCCGATGAGTAGTTCAAAAACCGTAGGACAACTTAAAATTGGCTGATTCTTTTTGTCCTCTTCCAGTTACTgtctttgataaatggtgtaaatttagtgatttaaaatacatatattgtCTTTCAAACTGGCCAGTTGCTTTTGGGTTTCaaaattcctgtattttttaatattcaCTTCCATAtatttgcttcttttctgtcttttacaaGAACAGTTCAGTGCTTTATTAGTATATGAAatcatttattatattttcagttTATCTTGTATGTATATGACCTGTTTTACATGATCTTGGCTGTTTTATAGTCATTGTAAGTAAGAATCACTGTGTGCttttcattatcatcatcacgTCTCCTCTCAGTAggtttaaaacatgtttttaaattagTCTCTCTCTCTTAATTAAAGTCCTCACTACAGTATGTACAGGTTTTAAATTCCTCATTTTGATGCCATCTGGTGGTGAAATCAGTAATGACTCTGTGGCAAATGGCTTTTtgcctgttttattttctttagctccacattttaacaatattaCTGGATGTCCGTCCCTCCATAGGTGTTTGTAGAAGTCTACAACGTGACCGCAGACCCCTTCCAGCTGAGCAACATCGCCAAAACCATCGACCAGGAGATCCTGGAGAAGATGAACCATCGGCTGATGATGCTGCAGTCCTGCTCCGGACAGTCATGTCGAACCCCCGGTGTTTACGACTCAAGGTCAGACTGAAAGTTTCACTGAAAGACACCCTCAAGACAGATGTTACCTGCTGTAATAAAACCTACAATAACTACAGAAGTAGCTTAATGTACAATATATGCACTGGACTGAAAATTCTGCTTTATTATTGGCGTCACAGTAGATGCATTACATTAAAAGAGTTCTTAATATGTTGTACAcctcattaaaatacatttgtgGTGCTAATTATCAAGAATACTTCAAAATGTAATGCTGTCCAGTACACCAGCTCCAGCTGCCTTCATTTTTAGCACTTTATCTTCAattcttgtcacattttatgTACATGTGGCCAGAAAATACCTGATTTTAGCTTGCAACCTGGTCTATCACTTGTGCAGATGGTTATAAAAAGCTGCTAAATGATGCACCAGAGTCCCTTTaaataagtggaaaaacaaGTCATGGTTAAACCAAAAGCATGCTTGCATTGTCAGTTAGTTTTAGAAGCAAATTTACCTCCAgaactttctttttattctgtttctcaAGCAGAATGTAAGATAAGACtagaatttattttatcttgCAAAGGGGATAgtgcaaacatttaaagaatcttaatagaaaaataaaaaaaatataccaaaatatacactaccattcaaaagtttgcgatcacccagacaatttcatgttttcatgaaaactcacacttttattcatgtgctaacataattgcagaaAAGTTTTCTAACCAtgagttagcctttcaacaccattagctaacacattgtagcattagaacacaggagtgatggttgctggaaatgagcctctgtatccctatggagatattccattaaaaatcagccgttttcagctagaatagtcatttaccacattaacaatgtctagactgtatttctgattcatttaatattatcttcattgaacaaaaaaaataaggacatttccaagtgaccctaaacttttgaacagtcatGTATATTCATATATGTATTAGTTCAGATAGTTTTTTtacatactttaaaaaaaaaaaatataataaacacctCGGACTGTGTCCGTCACAACTAACTACAGTCTTAAATTTTGAAGTAATATCAGTAATTTTTAGTAAATTTACCTACAAGCTGGTACGAATTAGGAAGAAAAAATATCCTAAGAAAACGTCCAGTGAAACCATTTAAATCTTAATTCTCTACTTGTATTGATCCTTACCTGTAGCCACATTTTAAGTCTTATTTAATTAAGCACCAGCATTAATGAACCTCTCCTGTGTTCTCCTCAGGTATAGATTCGACCCTCGACAGATGTTCACCAGCCACAGCTGGCGGCTCAGCAAACTCCGACAGAGGATGAAATAAGAAGAGCAGACGAAGGACAGAGGAAGAAGGGCTGTGTCGTGTTTTACATTCAGCCTTTCCTGCTGTTGCTGCCTTGTTTTTCGGCCTTCGGAGCCAGAAGGTGGATGGAGAAGGGATCAATGGGGCGTATTTTAGGGAAATATAGGTGGGTTGCCGTGGAGATGGGAGGCCTTTCGGAGTAAAGAACCCACCTTTTAAACTTCCTGTTTGGACGGCTGTTACGATAGTAATTGTGAAAGAAAGCGAGATTACTCAAGACTGATTTAAAATGGAAAGCCATGATTTCAAACCCTGTATTCTTTTTAAGCGTCATTTTGCACTGAACGTCTGCTCGGTCACTCATTTCTATTTAAAtcctttttctttaaatatctgATGCCCTGTTTATTTTCAAAGCATTTGGGTGGTTCTCAGAAATTTGGAAACTTAAGTTTACAGCTGGAAGTTACACTAAAATGGCAACTGTAAAGTAAGTTTTGCTGTTAGTACTGATAATGTTCCCATTATTCTGTTATTGCATTTAacaaatctttcattttcttgaCTGTTacaacatatttaaagaaattatttttctcTGAGAACTTGTTATTAATCTTAAGTTGCAGCCGTGTTTATCACAAATTTAAAGACAGTCTTCAAGAATAATTCTGGTATTTTTTAACCGGAGATCCACTTTCCCATCGATTTGGGACTAAATGAttaagagagacaaaaatattTGGATGTTGAGCAGTGCCGAgatttaaaaatactaaaattatCCTTCACAACATGCAGTTAAAGGGGCAGCAACATAATATCTTCAACAATCCAGTTAATCAAGAAATCTCAAGTTTTCAGAGCAAAGTGATTCTTTCAAAGAcctttaaactgtaaaaaaaatccacattgtTACACTCAAGACTCAGTAAGTGGTTAGGTTTAAGAAGAAATTACCAAAATTATGCTATTAATTAACCCAAATGTATCATTTGCAAACAGATTAATGGTAACTAAACACATTAATGCATCTACTTAATTTATCTGTGATTTTTAAGAGCCTGTGTGAAGCAACTGAAAACACTCTAACCTCCAAAGCTGATGAGAACCAATCAaatgcagctaaaaaaaaatgcttggtACGATCACATTACCCTTCTGTTCAATGAGATTACACTCCTCTGCTGTGGGGACTAAATCAAAATTGACTAGTATGATCACAAAATGCTGCACTTTGCAGTCTAGTAGTGTGATAATTTGGTAAATCTATAAATGCTACAGTAAATGGCCGCCACTTCCAATCAGTGTTGGTTGATGTTTGGCAGATATTTTAAGCAAATATCCGATGGACAGAAGTCTAATATGATCGTAAAGAAACGGAAAGAAGCTCCCTTACCCTATGAgatcaaaaagacaaacagaaggaGAAGTTTACTAGAAAACACATCAACGGGcatctttccactgcaggaaatCGAGCCTAACATTTATAGCTCAGTTATAGTGTAGAATCCCCTGGACTCTCGAGGTGACAATACTTTTACATTAAACCAGTAGAGATTGGAAGGTAATTCAGCTTCTCTCCAGTGAGTCTTTCCTCCAACAGACGGACTCCAACTCTTCTGTCTTGGACTGCAGCTGGCGATGTTGGAAAACCACAAACTAGAACCATCTAGTAGATGGAGAACCGATTCGATTGCGGAGCTGAACAAGGACACCATAAAGTCCATGACGAGACGGTCGACTACCATCGCCGGCTGGAGTCCAAGACGGTGAAGTTGAAGCTTCACTGTAGGATAACAAACACTGGAGAAGCATCtgagtaacaacaacctgcaggctTGAAAACAGATGTGGAACAATCAGCAAAATGGATATTAATCACTATTTTTAGAAATTGATAGTAAAATCAAGGAGACAACAGTGATCGGTGAGTTTACCGTTGAGTTGAAGTGACAGTTGACCAATTAGTGGAGAAAATTCTGATTTTTATCATGATTCTACCTCAAAAAAGCATCATTTGATCTTAAGACCAAATCGTCCACCTTTAATGGAGAAAATCAAGATGGTTGCCATTTGTTGGGTTAGCTTTTTCGGAAATATTGCGTTCCTGATGGGAGTAGTTAAGGAGCAAAACTGCCACTCCAAGAAGGCTGGAAAATGGCGCCATTTCTCCaagtttaaccaatcagcattGAGCTTCAGTTTGCAGATTATTAGACTCATCTACCCAAAAGTTGGTCCTTTTTTCTACTAGTGCAACAGTTGCTGCATCAAACTGACCTgcgagttcctgcagtggaaaacctGTAATTATTTAACACAAATCAGTGCCTTGTAACCCATAGAAACAACATCAACCAAAACCTGCAATTACCCTGTAGCCATTACTGTTTCATTAACATCAGGCTGGAGAGGAGGTGAGATAATAATTATACACTGAGAGCAGCCAGCATGAGGTGTGATAGAGGCTTCAGAATAAAGGTCACAGACATCATTTCCCAGCAagagttttgcaaatttt
This is a stretch of genomic DNA from Acanthochromis polyacanthus isolate Apoly-LR-REF ecotype Palm Island chromosome 1, KAUST_Apoly_ChrSc, whole genome shotgun sequence. It encodes these proteins:
- the gnsa gene encoding N-acetylglucosamine-6-sulfatase, coding for MASICCRRSTLLNRLLICVTLWGHLSSGASAGSYRRPNIVLILTDDLDVAIGGLNPLSKTKKLIGDEGISFTNAFVASPLCCPSRASILTGKYPHNHHVINNTLEGNCSSKAWQKSEEAQTFPALLRTYARYQTFFAGKYLNQYGHAEAGGVEHVPPGWSYWVGLEKNSKYYNYTLSVNGKAQKHGAEYSKDYLTDVLANMSLDFLQYKSSSQPFFMMVSTPAPHSPWTAAPQYQDRYNSTKAPRDPNFNVHGKDKHWLIRQAKTPMTNSSVQFLDDAFRKRWRTLLSVDDLVEKLVKRLEVRGELNNTYIFFTSDNGYHTGQFSLPMDKRQLYEFDIRVPLMVRGPNIKPNQTSKMLVANVDLGPTILDIAGYDVNKTQMDGMSFLPVMEGKMNASSWRTDILVEYEGEGSNVSDPACPLLGPGVSECFPDCVCEDSYNNTYACVRTVASSANLQYCEFDDNEVFVEVYNVTADPFQLSNIAKTIDQEILEKMNHRLMMLQSCSGQSCRTPGVYDSRYRFDPRQMFTSHSWRLSKLRQRMK